Within the Deinococcus aquaedulcis genome, the region GACGTGGGCCCGTTTTCCCCGTGTAGGCGGGGATGTTCCGGACATTGCCCTGGCCCACTGGCTGACGGGCGAGTTTTCCCCGTGTAGGCGGGGATGTTCCGCCTCCTGGGGGCCTCTGAGGGGCAGGGCGGCGTTTTCCCCGTGTAGGCGGGGATGTTCCGGTCACGCGGCTGGGGCTGCGGATGTCCAGCCGGTTTTCCCCGTGTAGGCGGGGATGTTCCGCGGGCATAGCCGGCCACCCGGTTAGCCTCGCGTTTTCCCCGTGTAGGCGGGGATGTTCCGGCGTCGCCAATGGGCCGCAGAACCGCGTCAGCGTTTTCCCCGTGTAGGCGGGGATGTTCCGCTCATGGAGGATACGGCGGCCTTTGTCGCCCTGTTTTCCCCGTGTAGGCGGGGATGTTCCGGGCACCGGGCCGAGGGCCAGCCCCAGCACGGCGTTTTCCCCGTGTAGGCGGGGATGTTCCGTCACTAATTCAGGAAAACTACGTCCTGGCGCTGTTTTCCCCGTGTAGGCGGGGATGTTCCGGTCGGTGACGTACTCATAGCCGTTCGGCGTGGTTTTCCCCGTGTAGGCGGGGATGTTCCGGTGGGGCGGGGCGGGGGATGGGTGCGGGGAAGGTTTTCCCCGTGTAGGCGGGGATGTTCCGAATCAGCTCTCGGCATTGTCAAACCTCAGCGGGTTTTCCCCGTGTAGGCGGGGATGTTCCGGGATAACGCTAACCTTTTATGTAGAGCCGCCCGTTTTCCCCGTGTAGGCGGGGATGTTCCGATGCGCCACTGATTGCCCATCAGTGGCGCTGCGTTTTCCCCGTGTAGGCGGGGATGTTCCGCTCATGAGCCTGGAACAGACCAACGCCGAGGGGTTTTCCCCGTGTAGGCGGGGATGTTCCGCCCGCGACTGACCAGCCCGCGAAGACTGGCGTGTTTTCCCCGTGTAGGCGGGGATGTTCCGGGCAGGCCGCCGAGGACCGCCGCAGCAAGCTCGTTTTCCCCGTGTAGGCGGGGATGTTCCGGTGGTAGACACCTTCTCGCCGTCGGGCTGATTGTTTTCCCCGTGTAGGCGGGGATGTTCCGATAGATCCCGTGCGGGTCCCGGTCGAGCTCGAGTTTTCCCCGTGTAGGCGGGGATGTTCCGGATGCCCGGACGTGCTGCACCGCCACCGCGCGGTTTTCCCCGTGTAGGCGGGGATGTTCCGTACGAGTACCGCTGCCTGATTGACCGCTTCAAGTTTTCCCCGTGTAGGCGGGGATGTTCCGTCGTGCAGGGGCAGGGCGCGCCACTCCACCGCGTTTTCCCCGTGTAGGCGGGGATGTTCCGCGCACCTGCTCACCGCCGCACCGGAGCGCTCAGTTTTCCCCGTGTAGGCGGGGATGTTCCGTCGCTGGGCATTAACCCGCTGCCCACCAACGAGTTTTCCCCGTGTAGGCGGGGATGTTCCGGCCGCATTGATCGAAGAGGGCTTTGACGTGTAGTTTTCCCCGTGTAGGCGGGGATGTTCCGGACCCTGCCCCACCAGAGTGGGCCACAACGTAGTTTTCCCTGTGCAGGCGGGGATGTTCCGAGGTCATGATTATCGTGGATGGGCTTCTAACTGTTTTCCCCGTGCAGGCGGGGATGTTCCGATGAACGCGGCCCAGCAGGCCGGCATGATCGAGTTTTCCCCCTGTAGGCGGGGATATCCCGGGTGTTCTGCGGCAGCTCCTGCGCGAGGACGTGTTTTCTCCGTGTAGGCGAGGATGGTCCGCCGCAGGAACAGGTGGAGTCATCATGAGCGCCGTTTTCCCCGTGTGGGCGGGGATGGTCCGGCGGGTCCGGCGTGAGCGACCTCACCGACCTCGTTTTCCCCTTGCAGGCGGGGATGTTCCGAATTCTTCGATAGTTTGACGTATGGTGACCGAGTTTTCCCCTCTGTGCAGGGATGTTCTGGACACGGCGGCTGCGCGGTTTTCCCTACCCACACAAAGGCCGCCCTGACGGGTTGCCATACACCGCGGACCCACGACCCTTATGGTAACCGCAGCGGCCGCCCACTGACGAGGAGCCACGCCTCGTCGCTGGCGGCCGCCGCACGCTGGTTCACCCAGCCCAGCAGGTCGCGGTAGCGCCGCGCCAGGACGTTGTCGGGCACGATGCCGAACCCCACCTCGTTCGTCACCAGCACCGTCAGACCGCCCCGGACCTGGGCGGTGGCCAGCAGGGCGTCGGCCGCTGCCAGCACCGCTTCGTCGGGCCAGTCGGCCAGCATCAGGTTGCTCACCCACAGGCTCAGGCAGTCGAGCAGCACCGCAGGGGTCGAGATCGCCGCCAGCGCCCCCGGCACCGCCAGCGGCTCTTCCACCGTGGCCCAGGCGGCGGGCCGGTCACCCCGGTGACGGGCAATGCGGGCAGCCATCTCGTCGTCAAAGGCTTGGGCGGTGGCCAGATAGGTCACCGGCAGGCCGCTGTCTGCCGCGCGCCGTTCGGCAAAGGCGCTCTTGCCGCTGCGGGCGCCGCCGGTCACGAACACCAGGGTCATGCCCACACCGCCAGCAGGTCATCCAGCAGTGTGGGGTCCAGGCTGGCCTGCACCCGGGCCGCAATGGCGTCCAGGCGGGCGTCCAGCGTGGGCAGCCCTTCGGGCACCGGCAACCCGGCCCAGCCCAGGAAGCGTTCCAGATATCCCGGGTTTTCCAGCAGGCCGTGCAGGTAGGTACCGCGCACGTTGCCCTGGCGCCACAGCAGGCCCGGCGCCAGTTCCTGCACCCCGGGGCCCGCAACTGTGCGGCCGTGGTGAATCTCGTAGCCGCGCAGGGTCAGCCCCGTCTCGGGGTCGCGGAGGGTGGTCTGTACCGTCACCTTGTCGGCGGCAAAGGTGGTGCTCAGGTCCAGCAGGCCCAGGCCCGGCGCGTGGTGACCACCTTCGATGCCCAGGTCGTCGTGCAGCGCACCGCCCAGCATCTGCAGCCCCCCACAGATGCCCAGCACGGGCACGCCCGCGTGGGCCAGCCGGGTTACCGCCCCTGCCAGCCCGCTCGCGCGCAGCCAGGCCAGATCGGCGGCGGTGCTCTTGCTGCCGGGCAGGATGACGGCGCGCGCCCCTTCCAGTTCGGCCGGGGTGCTCACCCAGCGGGCCAGCGGCCCCAGCGGCGCGAACTCGTCAAGGTTGGACACCCGGGGCAGCCGGGCGATGGCCACGAAGCCGTCCCCGGGCTCCTGTGGGCGCGGCCCCTGGGCCCACAAGCCGTCTTCCTCGGGCAGGGGAATGTCCAGCATGGGCACCACGCCCACGGTGGGCACGCCGGTCTGGACATGCAGCCATTCGGGCGCCGGCGCCAGCAGTGCCGGGTCTCCCCGGAAGCGGTTCAGGATGAAGCCGCGCAGCAGCGCGCGTTCTTCGGGAATCAGGCAGTGCCACGTGCCCAGCAGGTGGGCAAAGGCGCCGCCCCGGTCAATATCGGCAGCCAGCAGCACCGCTGCCCCCACCTCGCGCGCCACCCGCATGTTCACAATGTCCGAGTCGCGCAGGTTCACTTCCGCCGGGCTGCCGGCCCCTTCAATCACCACCACGTCGTAATCGGCCATCAGGCTGTGTAGCGCCCCCTGCACGTGGGGCCACAGGTGCGCCTTGCGCTCGCGCCACGGCAGGGCGGTGATCTCTGGGCTGACGCGGCCCAGCAGCACCACCTGCGAGCGGGTGTCGGCCTCGGGTTTCAGCAGCACCGGGTTCATTCGCACGTCGGGCGTCACACGCGCGGCGGCGGCCTGTACCAATTGTGCGCGGCCCATTTCCAGGCCCTGCGGGGTGACCCCGGCGTTGTTGCTCATGTTCTGGGCTTTAAAGGGCGCGGCGCGCACCCCGTGATTCGCCAGTAGGCGGCACAGGGCCGCCGTGAGGTAACTTTTGCCCGCGCTGCTCGTGCAGCCCTGCACCATGATTGCTTGAGCCATCTGCGCCTTCTTATAGCGGCTCTGACTGCACCGGTTGGGCCAACGACTCAGAGCGGGAACCACATGACCTGAAGGTGAACCCCTCGGGTCATGTGTGGCGAGCGGACTTGCAAAGCTGCGGAGCAGAGCGAGTCACCGCGACAGAGAGCGTTTGGCGTGGCGTTCCTGGGCAGAACGGCAGACCGCTGTCAGGCGAGATGGACAGGATGGAGCTGGCCGCCCGACCTGCTTCCGAGAGGTAGTGGGGCGTCAACTTTGGTTAGCTAAGTTCGTTGGATAAAGGCGGGCCAACTTTTGTCTGGCCATTGCGGTGGAAAAGGTCCAGTTCACGCCGCGTTTCTGACGGTTGCGTTCGGCAACCCACGCTTGCACCTCGTCGTGCAGTTCTTCCTTTGACCCGATCCGGCGATCGAGACATTGCTTGCTCAGCGCCGCAAACTCGATCTCGACGGCATTGAGCCAGCTGCCATGCTTCGGCGTGAAGTGGAATTCTAATTTTGACGCGATGCGATGCGCTTCCGCGGCACCAAAGGTCTCATAGAGCACACCTTTGCTGTGGGTACTGAGGTTGTCCAAGACCAACCGAATCTTGGTGGCTGCTGGGTAGAATTCGTCGACCAGACGCTGCATACAGCGAGCAAAATCCGCTTTCGTGCGGCGCTCAGTGACGTCCAGCCAACGTCTGTTTCCCTTAGGCTCCAGGTAACCGAAGAGATTTGCAGTTCCCCGACGTTCATATTCATAGTCATACCGAAAGGGTTGTCCTGGCTGCAGAGGAGTCGGCTGCACCACATCGGCGATCAATTGACAAGGCCGCTCGTCGAAGCACACGACTCGGAATGCCGCGTCGAACGGCTCGGCATACAGGTCGAGGACGTGTTCCATCGCGGCCACGAACGCGCCATTCTCGCAAGGCGGAATCACCCACTGTTCTTTCAGGTGCGGTTTGAGTTTGTTTTTTCAGTGTTTTCCGGACGGTCTCGTGACACAGGTGTGGGACGTAACCAAGTTCCACCATCTTGTCGGCCAACAGGCGAAGGGACAGCCGCGGCTGTCCCTTTTCTCGGGTACAGGCGAGTGCGATCAAGTGCGCCTGGGTGCGTTCATTGAGCACATGGGGCTTCAGATTCTGAGGATGCAGGTGATGGAGAGCAGCGTCTAGTCCTGCCTCAACGAACCGCTTGCGCACACGGAACACTGTGTGCGTGCAAATCTCCAACTGCGCTGCAATGGCCTGGTCACGGAGCGCTGGACCATGCTGGTCGGCTTTCAGCAGGATGCGGGCATGGGTCAACTGGCGAGCAGGGGCGACACCCGCCTTGAGCAGCCCTTTGAGACGCGCTTGCTGCTCGGCTTCAAGGCGCACAGCGTATTTCATGCTTGAGGGTACGCCTGTTGTATGGGGAACGCGGTGAAATGACCGTAAGGCGAGGAAAGAATCCTGAGCGGAATAGATCTCAAAGCTCAGCAGCAGCCTCGTGATGCTGATCTGGCAATTGGCAAGCCCCTGTTGATCAGCCGCAACCTGGACCACGCGCCCATCACTCAGGAGTTGCACCTTGTATAGCGGAGTGAATAGCCGTGCTGGTGGAGAAATTCCTCGTTCTTGAGGAAGGTTCGGAGCAGGCGGTTCAAATACACGCTCGGCATCACCGTCATCAG harbors:
- a CDS encoding IS630 family transposase; amino-acid sequence: MIPPCENGAFVAAMEHVLDLYAEPFDAAFRVVCFDERPCQLIADVVQPTPLQPGQPFRYDYEYERRGTANLFGYLEPKGNRRWLDVTERRTKADFARCMQRLVDEFYPAATKIRLVLDNLSTHSKGVLYETFGAAEAHRIASKLEFHFTPKHGSWLNAVEIEFAALSKQCLDRRIGSKEELHDEVQAWVAERNRQKRGVNWTFSTAMARQKLARLYPTNLANQS
- a CDS encoding cobyric acid synthase — encoded protein: MAQAIMVQGCTSSAGKSYLTAALCRLLANHGVRAAPFKAQNMSNNAGVTPQGLEMGRAQLVQAAAARVTPDVRMNPVLLKPEADTRSQVVLLGRVSPEITALPWRERKAHLWPHVQGALHSLMADYDVVVIEGAGSPAEVNLRDSDIVNMRVAREVGAAVLLAADIDRGGAFAHLLGTWHCLIPEERALLRGFILNRFRGDPALLAPAPEWLHVQTGVPTVGVVPMLDIPLPEEDGLWAQGPRPQEPGDGFVAIARLPRVSNLDEFAPLGPLARWVSTPAELEGARAVILPGSKSTAADLAWLRASGLAGAVTRLAHAGVPVLGICGGLQMLGGALHDDLGIEGGHHAPGLGLLDLSTTFAADKVTVQTTLRDPETGLTLRGYEIHHGRTVAGPGVQELAPGLLWRQGNVRGTYLHGLLENPGYLERFLGWAGLPVPEGLPTLDARLDAIAARVQASLDPTLLDDLLAVWA
- the cobU gene encoding bifunctional adenosylcobinamide kinase/adenosylcobinamide-phosphate guanylyltransferase; amino-acid sequence: MTLVFVTGGARSGKSAFAERRAADSGLPVTYLATAQAFDDEMAARIARHRGDRPAAWATVEEPLAVPGALAAISTPAVLLDCLSLWVSNLMLADWPDEAVLAAADALLATAQVRGGLTVLVTNEVGFGIVPDNVLARRYRDLLGWVNQRAAAASDEAWLLVSGRPLRLP